From the genome of Aricia agestis chromosome 9, ilAriAges1.1, whole genome shotgun sequence, one region includes:
- the LOC121730044 gene encoding piggyBac transposable element-derived protein 4-like, with protein sequence MSVMETPVDEELRPASPLATEQSTELPHSLFDFSWQEFPNPPIPPETRRELFSNVNVGPTAPCVDPYDVFVAIWDRQFMEHIASETNRYAQQVVEETLRSNDLHPNSRIGRWCDTTADELYVYIGITIAMGVVVKSRLEEYWSSTADIFYTPGFSAYMSFNRFLILNKCLHFNNNEDTCGLNVSEAKLFKIKPVFVHLNSKFQNLYHLSQNISLDKSLLMWKELDSDQPIPNIKGIRTYEVCESQTGYLWRFEIHANKQSTPLQPEDPLNAPTLAIVLGLLHGLENKGHTVWMDNSFNSPILARRLKSLGFDCVGKLRTDCKFVPQALQSLTKWNMDRGQLVGLTSGDVDVMVWRDSTRVAMISTYHGNAVAQDRGIAKPISILDYNNMMGGVEKKDQMLAAYPIERKRSKFWYKKLFRRLLNVSVLNSFIIHKKSSPTSPLSHRSFRVKLVNLLLKKHCSRPVTSLPSVPPVTTQNVDVGPFDITHRLEEHPLRNGARKRRLCTVCKKRVWTFCIGCDKTVCKSSCFVSLHNSIDT encoded by the coding sequence ATGAGTGTCATGGAGACGCCTGTAGACGAAGAACTGCGCCCTGCATCACCACTTGCAACAGAGCAGTCGACAGAGCTGCCTCACAGCTTATTTGATTTTAGTTGGCAAGAGTTCCCTAACCCACCGATTCCACCTGAAACGAGGCGAGAGCTCTTCTCGAATGTTAATGTAGGTCCAACAGCTCCATGTGTCGACCCCTATGATGTATTCGTTGCCATATGGGACAGGCAATTTATGGAGCACATAGCTTCAGAAACAAATAGATATGCTCAGCAGGTGGTCGAAGAGACTCTCCGTAGCAACGACCTCCATCCCAATAGCCGCATTGGCAGGTGGTGTGACACCACGGCTGATGAATTGTATGTCTATATTGGCATTACTATTGCAATGGGGGTTGTTGTTAAATCCAGATTGGAGGAGTACTGGTCCTCCACCGCTGACATTTTCTATACTCCGGGTTTCAGTGCATACATGTCTTTTAAtcgttttttaatattgaataaatgtttacattttaacaataatgaaGACACATGTGGACTCAATGTTTCTGAAGCtaaattatttaagattaaACCTGTTTTTGTTCATCTTAATAgcaaatttcaaaatttatatcATCTTAGTCAAAACATATCTCTTGACAAGAGTCTTCTGATGTGGAAGGAGTTAGACAGTGACCAACCCATTCCCAATATAAAGGGGATCAGGACTTATGAAGTCTGTGAGTCTCAAACTGGCTACTTGTGGCGTTTTGAGATTCACGCTAATAAACAATCCACACCGCTGCAGCCGGAAGACCCATTAAACGCTCCCACACTGGCCATCGTTTTGGGACTCCTACACGGCCTCGAGAACAAAGGTCACACTGTATGGATGGACAATTCTTTTAATTCACCCATTCTCGCACGTCGGCTCAAATCCCTCGGTTTTGATTGTGTAGGTAAACTGCGAACCGACTGTAAGTTTGTTCCGCAGGCCCTGCAGAGTCTAACCAAGTGGAATATGGATCGTGGACAGCTCGTTGGTCTCACCTCGGGGGATGTGGATGTCATGGTATGGCGAGATAGCACCAGAGTCGCTATGATTTCGACATACCACGGCAACGCAGTGGCCCAGGATCGAGGTATTGCCAAACCCATCTCGATATTGGACTACAATAACATGATGGGGGGAGTCGAAAAAAAAGACCAAATGCTGGCGGCGTACCCGATAGAACGGAAACGTTCAAAATTCTGGTACAAAAAATTGTTCAGACGTCTCTTGAACGTTTCCGTTCTAAATTCATTCATCATCCACAAAAAGTCTTCGCCTACTTCTCCGCTATCCCACCGTAGTTTTAGAGTTAAATTAGTCAATTTGCTTTTAAAAAAACACTGTTCTCGCCCTGTCACTTCCCTTCCGTCTGTTCCGCCTGTCACCACACAGAACGTCGACGTCGGACCCTTTGATATCACCCACCGCTTGGAGGAGCACCCGTTACGTAATGGCGCACGAAAGCGGCGGCTCTGTACTGTGTGCAAGAAGCGGGTGTGGACGTTCTGTATTGGTTGCGACAAAACTGTTTGCAAAAGTTCTTGTTTTGTTAGTCTTCATAATAGTATTGATACATGA